GGCCACCTTAGGGAGGTCGCTCAAGTTCTCCCTGCAGACGAGCGTGTTGACCTGGAGCCTAAGGCCATGGTTAATCAGCATCCTCAGGGCCGAGAGAGTCCTCCTGAAGTGACCTCTCTCGTTCCTTATGAAGTCGTGCGCATCTTCCATGCCATCCAGGCTTATGGAGACGGCCAAATCGTATCTCCTGAACAGCTCCAGGGCCTCATGATCGAGGAGATCCGTGACCGCGGGCGCTATTCCCATCCTCATACCGAGCTCGTGAGCCCTCCTGACTATTTGGGGAAGATCCCTCCTCATCAGGGGATCGCCTCCCGTCAGTATGAGCAGGGGAAGGGGTTCCCCGAAGCTCTTGATGTCCTCCAACAGCCCCAGGGCCTCCTCCTCGTTCAGCTCATCCTCCAGAGGTTCCGGTATCGCCTCAGCCCTGCAGTGCCTGCACTTAAGCTTGCATGCCTTTGTGAGTTCCCAGAAGATCATTATCGGTCTCTCATTGAAGTCTACGCTACCATATCCCTCACTAGGCAAGTGGGATCCTCCCCCAGGACATCACCGGAGTGCAGATAGGCCTTCACCCTCGAGCCCCCGCAGGAGTCCCTCAGGGGGCATCGGGAGCATCGACCCCTGAGGTTCTCGGAAGATCTGAGCCTCACGAAGAGCTCTTTTCTCACCAGATCACTCAGCTCATCCTTCAGTATGTTCCCCAGCCTCAGATCGGGGGTGTAGCTGCTCACCAGGGCGTCCCCGTTGGGCGCGATCGCGATGTAATATCCCTCCCTGGCCAACCTCCTACCGCTCAGCCTCCTCGCGATCTCAGGGAATGCATAGCCCAACTTGAGCATCATGTAAACAGCCGCAGATGGATGCAGGCCCAGATCTATCTCAATGTCCATATCAAGAAGTACGCGAATGAGCTCGTCCATGAGCTTCCTCCACTCTGCATCGCTCAGCGCATCCCCCATCCCGGGATTCGGTATCAGGTCGCAGAGGTAGAGCGTGGTGACTTCGTACCTCGAGATCAGCCCGAGTAGGTAGTCTAAATGCTTCACCGTTCTCCTAGAGGCTATGGTCTTCAGGGTGAGTCCTACGGAGCCCTTAAGCATGCGTAAGGACTCTATCACCTTTCCATGACTCCCCTTAACCCGAGTTATCGCATCATGGAGCTCCTCTGGTCCGTAAAGCGGTATAGCAACATTTTTCACCAGATCCGGTAGTCTCTCAGCTACCGATCGATCGATTAGCGTCCCGTTGGTGCTTAGGATCACCCCGAATCCCCTGGCCCTGAGATCCTCCAGCATCCGGAGGACCTCCCTCCTGACCAGGGGCTCCCCGCCTGAGACGAATATGAGGGGTCTCCCCGCCTTCTCCAGCTTGTCCATGATCCTGAGGGAGTCCTCAACGCTCAATTCATCCGAAGACCTTCCCCTCTCATAGCAGTGGAGGCACCTCAGGTTGCATCCGTAGGTGAGGAGCCATACTATGGAGCCGATCCCGCTGAGCGACCTAGCCCTGTCAGCGAGCACCTCGACCTCCGAGGGCTCACCCCTGAGCAGCTGCCTCAGGTGCACCACCCCAGACCCCCCTCAGCCTGGGCATGAGGAGCCTCGGGACTATGTAGGAGGCTATCGCGTTGGATACCAGAGACGTCAGGAATATCGTTGAAACTAAAAACGCTCCGAAGTCGATTAGCTTTCCTAGGAAGAGCGTTATGAAGAAATATTGGTAAAGCCCCGCTAGGAAGCCTGAGGTCACCATCGCCGCCGCTATCATGGGCACGCTGTAGCTCCCGGCGGAGGCCCTCTCATAGACCCTGGCCGGTATGAAGATGAGGTCCAAGGCAAGGCCCCTCACGAGGAAGGTACCGAGCATCAGCAGGAACAGCTGGGATTGGAAGCTGTATATGAGCCCTGAGATCGCTGCTATTGCCGTGGCCGAGAATGGCCTCGCCATAAGCAGGGCTCCCGTAAGGAGGACGATCGAGTAAACTATAGCCCCGTAGCTCAATGTGATCTTGACGAACAGGGATGCTAGGAAGGCCAGGGCTGAAAAAATCGCCAGCAGGCTCAGCTGATAGCTCCAGCCCGTGCGAGCCATGGTGATCTGATGATTCGTCAATCACTTATTATATAAAATTATCGATTCGATAAAAAGAGCTCATATGGGGAGCTCCCAGTTCATGTGGACTATGCCGGTGACCAGCAGCGTTTCGGCCGAGATGACTCCTCTAAGCGATCTGACGCTCTCGCTTATGCGGGAGACGTGATCCATGTCCCTAGCGTGGAATATG
This sequence is a window from Candidatus Korarchaeota archaeon NZ13-K. Protein-coding genes within it:
- a CDS encoding radical SAM protein yields the protein MVHLRQLLRGEPSEVEVLADRARSLSGIGSIVWLLTYGCNLRCLHCYERGRSSDELSVEDSLRIMDKLEKAGRPLIFVSGGEPLVRREVLRMLEDLRARGFGVILSTNGTLIDRSVAERLPDLVKNVAIPLYGPEELHDAITRVKGSHGKVIESLRMLKGSVGLTLKTIASRRTVKHLDYLLGLISRYEVTTLYLCDLIPNPGMGDALSDAEWRKLMDELIRVLLDMDIEIDLGLHPSAAVYMMLKLGYAFPEIARRLSGRRLAREGYYIAIAPNGDALVSSYTPDLRLGNILKDELSDLVRKELFVRLRSSENLRGRCSRCPLRDSCGGSRVKAYLHSGDVLGEDPTCLVRDMVA